CATAAGGCACCGGCAGCCAGCTCTTTTCCGCGGATGTGAAGCCCGCATGCGCCTTGCCGGCTTCCCAGGGCATCGGCGTGCGGCAGCCGTCGCGGCCCTTGAAGGCCGGCCAGAAGCGGATGCCGTAGGGGTCGCGCAGATCCTCGAAGGCGAGCTCGGCCTCGGGCAGGCCGAGTTCCTCGCCCTGGTAGAGGCAGATCGAGCCACGTAGCGCCGCAAGCACAGAGATTGCCAGCTTGGCGATGACTGGCCGTTCTTCCTCCGACCGCGCGAAACGGCTGACATGGCGCATGACGTCGTGGTTGGAAAAAGCCCAGCAGACCCAGCCGTCCGTGACTGCCTTCTGGAAGGCCTCGACGCAGCCGCGAATATGCTCGGCGGTGAAATCCGGCCCGAGCAGATCGAATGTGTAGCACATGTGCAGCTTGTCGCCGCCACTCGTATAGGCGCCAACCGTCTTCAGCGAACGCGCGCCATCGCCGACTTCGCCGACGGTCGTGCGATCCTCGTACTGATCGAGCAGCGCCCGGAAGCGCTTGAGGAAATCGACATTTTCCGGCTGCGTCTTGTCGTAGAGGTGGTTCTGCATGCCGTAGGGATTGCTGTCGGGCGCATCGAGGCCCGCGTCATTCTCATCAGGCTCGTGCGGCGGATTGCTCCTGAGCAGCTTGTCGCAGAAATAATAGTTGACCGTGTCCAGGCGGAAGCCGTCGACGCCGCGGTCGAGCCAGAACTTCACCGTCTCGAGGACCGCATCCTGCACGGCTTTGCTGTGGAAGTTCAGGTCCGGCTGCGAGGTCAGGAAATTGTGCTGGTAATATTGCCGGCGCACGCCATCCCACTCCCAGCCCGGCCCGCCGAAGATCGACAGCCAGTTGTTCGGCGCTGTACCGTCAGGCTTCGGATCGGCCCAGACATACCAATCCGCCTTGGGATTGGTCCGGCTCGATCGGCTCTCGACGAACCAGGGATGCCGGTCGGAGGTGTGCGAGATCACCTGGTCGATGACGACCTTGATTCCGAGCCTGTGCGCTTCGGCCATCATCTCGTCGAAATCGGCGAGCGTCCCGAAGATCGGATCGACGTCGCAATAATCGGAAACGTCGTAGCCCATGTCGGCCATCGGCGACTTGAAGAAGGGCGAGAGCCAGATCGCGTCGACGCCGAGGCTGGCTATATGCGGCAGCCGGCGGGTGATTCCCCTGAGATCGCCGAGACCGTCGCTGTTGGTGTCCTGAAACGAGCGCGGATAGACCTGATAGATCACCGCGCCGCGCCACCAGTCCGCACTCCCGCCTGCCTGCAATGCCATCGGCTACATCTCCTGCCTCGTTTGCGCTCGCCACACTAAAGCGGACGAAACAAAAGACAACCATGTGAAGCCGTTATGAGAGCGTGGCTGATGTCGCGGCACATCGTCGCGATCCGACAAGGGGGAGACGTATATGGACTTGTCCACAACCCGTTTCCACGCTCCGGATTTGGGGTTGCAACGCAAAGCCTTTGCGATAATGTGCGCGCTGACCTGCACGTAAGAGGTCAAACACCGGGAACAAATGTCTAATAAAGGCGAAAAGCCTAGAAAGGTGGACCCACCATGAACCATTTCGCGAAAAAATTTCTCGCCTCTGCGATGCTTGGCACATTGCTGGCGTTTTCGGCCCACGCGGCCACGCTCAACATTCACAATGGTGGCGACCCGCAGTCGCTCGATCCGCAGAAGCTTTCCGGGGACTGGGAAAATCGTATCGCCGGCGACATTTTCGAAGGCCTCGTCACCGAGGACGCCA
This Rhizobium brockwellii DNA region includes the following protein-coding sequences:
- a CDS encoding beta-galactosidase BglA, with the translated sequence MALQAGGSADWWRGAVIYQVYPRSFQDTNSDGLGDLRGITRRLPHIASLGVDAIWLSPFFKSPMADMGYDVSDYCDVDPIFGTLADFDEMMAEAHRLGIKVVIDQVISHTSDRHPWFVESRSSRTNPKADWYVWADPKPDGTAPNNWLSIFGGPGWEWDGVRRQYYQHNFLTSQPDLNFHSKAVQDAVLETVKFWLDRGVDGFRLDTVNYYFCDKLLRSNPPHEPDENDAGLDAPDSNPYGMQNHLYDKTQPENVDFLKRFRALLDQYEDRTTVGEVGDGARSLKTVGAYTSGGDKLHMCYTFDLLGPDFTAEHIRGCVEAFQKAVTDGWVCWAFSNHDVMRHVSRFARSEEERPVIAKLAISVLAALRGSICLYQGEELGLPEAELAFEDLRDPYGIRFWPAFKGRDGCRTPMPWEAGKAHAGFTSAEKSWLPVPYEQAALSVDTQEASDSSVLHHYRKTLAFRRRHPALIDGEMSFIGTNQDLLAFTREKDGEKLLFVFNLTRKPAEFRLPDDMVIEETLEMPGFGAVAGAGSVKLAALDGFCARI